tttataaaaataagtttataaaaagtttttaaaaaaacgtttctaAGCTGTGAGAAACCAATATCGACTTGTTATTGTTGTACGAAAACgaagaaaacttatttttgattttactaATTGCATCGTTTGCCAGGaggaaaatcataaaaaaagtatttttgtttttcaaaattaatattttgggttaaaataattttttcgcatATCTACGTAAAAATCTTCGTATTTTTACATCCAGTATCTTTTTAAAACACGAGTTAGTGCATTTTGGATATGTTctttaagtagtttttaaaagtttctcttagcaatcacaaaaaattttttcagatagTAAAAACAAGTTCACGAATGAGTGGAAATTCACCTTAAGATATTGCTTCAATTTGTTCGAGCAACTCGACAGGAATATTGGAAATTTCATCTTTCTTTGCTTGATGCAATGATTCCCTACTTTAGGCATTCCTTTCTGCAATATTGGCTCTGATCATGCCTTAGAATaggaaaataaagttttgaaggTAACAGGAGGGGTGATCGGTCTTACACAAAATCTAACgtacttaaattgtttttgtcttattattcctgctttaaattttatatcgaaaaaattttgtgaaaaaaatagcATTGAATCACAATTTTGCAAACAACACTACCAACACGCATGATCTACAAACGAAAGAACTTTATCTACTGTAAACAAAGTCATTGATGAGTTTGATGCATTTGGCATTAAATTCAACGAAAATTAGGCGGCTTTTAATTCTTGTTTCCAAAGCCATTTTACCAAAAGAAGTAGCAGATGAATTAGTTCATCATGGAAAAATTGGAGAAGAGCTCTATCGTTCTTTTATCACTGAAAGGTTAATAGGAGACATATCTATATGGTCGCCAATGAAGATGAGAAATCTGAAAACATTCCAAAATCAGGCCAAACTTGCACAAAAAAAAGATAggtaataaagtaatttaactaaaagaaGAGCGCATCTTATTATCTCGTTTCTACTTAGTGCAAGAAAATGGCCAGAGCTTGATTTGCAAATAAGCATCGGTAGTTATAAGCTTTCAGTTGTACCAAAATCAAGGTTTACTCAAGATGGTCACCCATTGCCAACTCtcataaagaaaaaattctgcATGAAGTAGAAAAAAGATTAGAGATTCCCACACAAGAAGGAGAAATGCATGTAAATACATCAACTATCATTATTGATGGCATGgactttgttaataaaattcataagGATGATAGTATTAAAACTTGGAAGGTAGCACTtgtgttatttattgtttacggcagtattttaattcaattatatcGCATGTATTGTTCACTGTAATAACTCTGTATGAAGAATTGATAAGTTAACTGACATACGTATGATTTATAGTAAtactcattttattttattattcaggACTCTGctgcaaaatttatttgcatGCTAAGAAAAGTATCTCAAAACTGTAACGAGATAAGATTGGTTTTTGACAGATACATGGAACAGTCATTAAAGtctagaacaaaaaaaaacgcaCTTCTGGCAATGAAATCAAAGACTAGGTAACTGATAACTTGCAAAAGAaaacaatacatttaaaaaaatgtattgtgcATTCACAAGATACTGACGTTTTTCTACTTTTGGTTCACTTTTATCGAGTCCTGCCATGTGTCACAATTTTGCAAACTGGTAGAGGGAAATCTCgattcaaaaatgtttcaaagcAATTGGTTCTAAACAAGCACAAGCTATTTTAGGtatttctgtttaatttttttcttattgttaaTGACAACAAGAGTctgcataaaatatattttttttcttcaagccCTCATGTGTTTACTGGCTGTGTTCAAATGGTCGCATTTTTGgaatcagtaaaaaaatatagtgGAAAGAATTTATTAAAGCTGACAATCGAACCCTAGTTGCACTATCAAATCTCTGTCAATTGGAAGCTTTACCTGAtctatttacaataaataacatCGAACGTTTAGTCTTTAGAGTCTACGTTGATAAAAAACGGACAGAAAATACTAATGCTCTTTTACAACTTTGTTGGTTCCTTTTCTCTAAACTCCACTATGACGCTACACAACTTCCACCaacaatgaatatatatatcCTTAAGAATCATATATTCCGTGTCAATTTGTATGTTTAGTGCTTAAAAGCTCTAACATGTCCGTATAGTATCTCCCATCGCTTGTGGAGTATAGTTGGGAATTAAACAACGAATCTCCTGACCCCATAATGACTGATAACCTGCCAGCACCAATAACACCTTTTGATTTGAGCATTTGTCGTTGTAAAGGAGACTGTAGTAATAAAAGGTGCAAATGTTTAGAAAATGAACTTGTTTTTACTAATATGTGCAAGTATAATGGATGTACAAGTAGTAATGTAGACTACCAAAAGGAAGACATGTATCACTATGTCAAACGAGATTTTAGAAGATGCAGTTTAATTATATAGTCTGTTATAAAATACTAGCATGTAAGAACGTTACTTTAAACATATATTtccaaaatttagaaattttttaattctaagaATGAAATCTTAGGATATTTGAAGTTTTTCGTTAAATAAATGTcattaattgcatttatattaCAAGGTTAACTGATTTAATACCGTCCGTTAAATATTTTCCGGGGTTCCTTTCATCTCTTGATTAAACATTGTAAATCGTAAAAACCATTTTGGTTTacatataaaaacttttgtatgtttatataatgcaaattttaatatatttaccagctcaataattttaattttattatatttacaaaaaatgtgttatctagttgtaattttttttaatgacccCCGGTGAACTTTGAACTGCTCCACACTTGTTTGATTAACTTTCATATTTCTTTCTTCTCTAGCTCTCTTTATACGTCAAACATCCTCTTCTCAAATTTGTGGCTGCTCATCTAATATTATTGCCAGAACAATATTTTCTTGATGACCAAAGgagcatttattttaataatttttctactaTCTAACGTAGAGCATCTGGCAGATATCGCGATTTAACTATTGTACTGCATACATGCCTCTTTCGATAAATGATAATAGATTCCATTTTGACAATGAACTACATCGGGGCATAAACACACATAATGTATGTTGCTGTAGTTTCCAAATTTGATGAGGGATTGTGGTAGAAACATATAATTTGAGGACTCTGAGAGTGGTGAGCTATCTAGATTGAGGAAGTTTTCCAGGACTAGATTGGCAGAACAGGTGCCGCTTAGGACAGATGTCAAAAGGCAATGTAAAAATCAAAAGGCAGATGTCAAAAGGACAGTTGTCAAATAGCTAATCTATAATAAGCATTTTTCAGTTCACTCTCTCGCATTTCTACATTATGGTTTATAGATTGAAAATCAACAATCTTTAAAATCTCACAAGCTACAAGAGACTTTCGAATAGAGTCCGAATAGTATCTAGAACAAGATTTTAGTCCATTCAACTCCACAAACAAAGGACATAGTGGGAGCTCATTTGCATGTAGCAAACAAACTACCTTGAGGCGCTGTTAAAGTTTTAACTCAATCAATCAAATAACACCATCTTTGCTTCAAGTGTTTACATTAGTTCCATCACCGCCTAGTATTTCCAAATCATCCAAATGGATATTGTGTTCTTTAGAATCTTATAGAAATTAAGATTTGAATGTTTCggctgttttgttaaaaaaggagcacttttttaacaaaacagccttgacttaaaaaatcttattaagctttcgtcagggttagggttcaTGAATCAAGAATGTGTTCTTTTCCATCACTATGGTTCTCTTTTTATTGAAAGTCAGGTCATTTTTACCATCAAAGTACAACGCCTTTACTTGAACTTCACTAACTTTTAAATAagcttttaaataagtaaataaataaaataaataaaattttaaataagtctttCAAACGCTCACGATTTACTTTGCTCCGGtcaaaaactttgtttgtaAAAGAGTGAAATAATACCAATATCCTCAAGTACAGCTGATAACATAGGTGTAGCAAAAATGATAGAATCTAGTGGCACTACATCAATAAGGTCTGAGCTCTGTTTGCTTCGAATACTctgcagttttttattttttgtctattgATCCAATAGCCAATTTTAAGCTCGCTCCTTATATTTTCTAGTAAAATATGATCTAAAGCAATTATCTTATTAACTTTGGTTAGCAGCATTACCTAAGATTTTTGGATTGGTAAGCAGATGTATCAATCAGTTTGGCTCTTTGTCAAGGATGTAAATGATGACAAGTTGTGTATGTTGCTGCTAGTGAACTGAAACTTTCGGCTTTGGCCGAAATTTCGCCCGAAACCGAAAACCGAAATTTCtgcttcaataattttttacttttcttgtTTCGGCCGAAATTTCGGTTCAAACCGCTACCGAAATGAACCGAAacttttattagatttattttaagtttagataacttttttttaatttagagttgGATCATGAAAATTTCCTAATTGTAATCGTTTgttagtaaattaattttttaattataacaattgtagaaattttaattgaaatcacGTGACATAATAGTTTTAAGTTACTATTCTCGAGTCATTCTTTAAGTAAATTAACATTTAAGTGAAGCAACcaaaatcaataatttcatcAAAAGTTTCTCAgtgctaaattttaaaatggaaaataatcgAAAGAAAAGCTATTTGTGGAATCATTTTACCGTAACAGCCAGTGATTCCAAATACGCAACTTGCAATATCTGCAATTTGAAAATATCTCGTCGATCGCACAATCCAAAACTTCAATTACTTAGCGGACTTTCATCACATTTAAAAAGTCGACACCCACACCTTACTCTAAAAAATCTCCtaactgaaaaagaaaaacttacaaTTACCGGCAGTCCTGAAAATATATCAACTTCAGATCAACTTGAGcctattacaattaaaaaaagaacaataccCTTATTTGACATCAGATCAAAACGGCAGAGGACTGAAATGTTACAATTTACAATGCCTGGCtgggttaaaaaaatttctaaaattgatTCAAACTCCAAAGAAGGTCTGAAGTTTCATAGATCTATATTTGAATAGATTTTCCTCGACTTACAGCCTTGGTCAATTGTAAACAATCCGCGGTTTTTACGTCATCATGCTGTTTTTACACGACACTTTGACATTGGAAGTGAGAAATACTACCGTAGCATGCTCAATACAGCCTATGAAAAGATTAAGCTTGCAACAAAAGTTATGCTTATCGTAAAAAATGCTGAACTGTTTCCATCTCTCTGGACGCTTGGTCATCCTTTCATCATGAGTACTTAGGCATGATGGCACACTTCATTTCAGACAAATGGGAGCGGATCAAATTTTGCCTGTCATGCTCCATGTTTGATGAAAAACATACTGCTTCAAccatttttcaaagatttgagAATGTTGTGAAAGAGTGGGAACTAAAGAACAAGATCACAGTCTGCTTAAGAGACAATGCTGCAAATATAAAAGCAGCTTACAAAAATCCACAGTGTGTTTACAAGTCTGCTGGGTGTCTAAATCATTCACTTCAACTAGtgattaaaaaagaacttttttcactCCAGAGTGCTGTAAGCTTGATAGAAAAATGTCGAAAGCTTTGCACTCATGCTTCTTTTTCAAACTCCTTCTTTACAAACGAGCTTTACAAACAACAAGATGTTCAAATGAACAATTTTGACAGGCTCGGGCTCAAAAATGATGTCCCAACACGTACTTGTTTAGAGTTTTGGAAAGAgtatgaagaaaaaacaacattaaaagcAAAGTTTAGTTTGGCAAAAGTAGCGAAGAGATTCCTTACACCTCCACCGACATCCATCGAAGTTGAAAGGTTGTTTTCAACTGCTGGAGACATTCTTTCAAATGAAAGAAACAGACTTTTGCCAGAAAACatggaaaaaactttattctgtagagaaaatatttcaattaataactttagTTATTGGAATGTCTTGACATTatagtttttatcaaattatattatatggTGATTGCTTAGATATatgtaaaacagttttttttgctcataaaagtaatagttttttttgctcatgtaaatttttttttttgattataaaaggTTCAGGGATTTTTAacattctatttttaaatttcggCCGAAATTTCGGTTTCGTTTTCGGCTACAGCTTCACTAAACCAAAATTTCGGTATTTTCGGTTTCGGCTCAAATTTCGGTTTTGGTTGATCACTAGTTGCTGCTAAAgctgctttatttttttctttttttttcggcTTTTCCAggaaatttctataaaattatgATCTTAGTATTATCAAAAAGTTCATATAATTCGTGTTTTAATATTCTtgccaataaaattttttatagatattctTAACATtaacatatgtacatatatgcttaataaaataaatatttttaattttagatcaTTTGAATAATTAAAGCTATAATGCAAATTGACAAAGTTGGTATTAGATTGTTAATTAAGACTTGTCGTCGTAATCAAAAGTCTCCATCTGATGTTCACAAATTCTTAACTACTGCCTGGGGTGAGTATGCAACTTCCATTCAAACAGTATACAAGTACTACCAAAAGTATTCTACATCAAACATAAGTGATTTTAGTCAGTTTTCAGATGAATTGAGGTCAGGTAGACCCAGTACCTCAACAACTATAGACAACATTGAGATCATTCAACAACTGCTTGATGAAGAcaagtttttaacaatagagcaaaattgttatgttttgaACGTTTCTTTTGGTTCAGTTTAAAAATCACCGAAAAATTGACAAAAAGATCAATTTGTTCACAATGGATCCCATATGACCTCACCTCAACAAATCCACAAAATCGGGTTGAACTTGCGTATAAATTTCTAACCAGCCTACTAGATGAATTGAATGTCGAACGACGTCTAATTGTTATGGATGAGAAGTGGATTTTCTACAGATCAATTTAGTGCAAACGCAGTAATTGCGCTTGGATTTCAAAGGGTGAAGAAGCTCCGAAGCGTATCAGGAAATCACAATTTGATGCAAAAAGTATGGCGATTTATGCTATCTCATTTGATGGCAAGGCCTATGTTGAGGAACTTCCAAATGTACAATCGGTCAATTCAGAAGTGTACATGCTTTTCCTATCAATTGTGCATTCTAATTTTGTCAACAAAGGCTTGAAAAGAGGAACATGGAACACAATGCTCCTTCAGCATGATAATGCCAGGCCACATGAATCTGCTGCAGTCAGAGACTATCTTGCTGAGAAAAAAATCACCCGTGTCATTCAACCTCCATATAGCCCCGACTTTACCTTGTTGGACAGATATACTTTCTCTTCATTTGAATTTTATCGCAAGGATTTGGATTTTCAGACAAAGGAAGAGGTTCAAGAAGCCATGGAGACAAACTTAGGGTCACATTCACATGATCATATGCAACGGCAActggaaaaaatgaaaacagatttaaataagattattttgaAGCAAGGGGCCTACTTATGATCCACTCttaatttaattgttctttttGATTGACCctagtatatatttaatatgtaatttgTAGTATACATTTAATTGTACTATTCTTTGAGAAATGGTATGCAGTACTGACTGTTtacattttttcacaaatacTCCATATGCCGCATTAAATCTAGTCCCGTTGGCAGTTGCACCTCAGAAAGTGGTTTTGAATACCCAATTAAtagaagatctttttttatcttaacatTCTATTTACTgaaatatagttattataaatactagtatagcatattaaaatattaataagcaTAGCAAAATATTAGGCTGTACATAGAAACATAcatagttttaacaatttaaaaaatatgaaaaacattttacgaaatatagtaaaatgactttatgctaataatatttgaaaattttgaaaaacaatttcttttcaaaatgaGTTATATTATAAGGCTAAAGTGAAACTGAAttcaaactataaaacaatttacaataaaataattaacaacttaaaacaatttacaataaaataattaacaacttaaaacaaatcacaaaacttttaatcagaaaaagtataatattacGCAATTAGTCCAAGCTCTACTCGTAATTTCAACACAAaccatatttaaataatttgtattattacaaactgtattttatatatataatatataatatagttctattattattaaatattactaatttataaataatattattatttcaaactaAATACCATTACTAACATTTAGAAATATGATTTAAAGAATGCACATCATTTGATAATTCATTTCCTGTTAGTTCCATTATTGGCATTTCCTGgcattattttgcattttactATTTCCTGGCATTATTTTGGTgtaatatggaaaaaaaatgaaaaatttgaaaaaatgttatctaCCTTTTagaattcaaaaagaaaataatttttttaaaaaaatattccaaaaaatttttgtgttgatGATTTTTGATGATTTACTTGGATATTTgggtgttttatttattattgggTTGTGTTACATgacttttaatttcaaaactgaTTATTGcatagtttgaaaaatatacaataattttcaaaacgcaATGCTCAAGCTAGAAATATTTGATGACTGCTACTTctcattgaaaatatataatatatgagtTGTAGAGATATAATATATGAGTTGTAGAGATATAATATATGAGTTATAGAGATATAATTCTTCACTTGAAATACtcacaagcaatttatttttataaaaataagtgcgTGAAATTGACAAATTCGCAACTTCTGAGCGTGACTTTCGTGCGTAGTCACAAACTGCATTTGTGCAGTTTATGAATGACTACGCACGTTTGTAAATGCTGTGACTCCATGTATCATAGAGTCACAGCATTCACAAACGATTGCTGTTTCTCTATAATACATAGTGCAATCCcgtaattttctaaaaatctggaGGCAAATTGTTCAAATCTTCGTCTATCTCCTCAGTTACCTCAAACAATCGTTGATTAAAATGGAATCCAGAATTTCTCGATCTGTGATAGCAATTGCTTCGCTTGTACAAATATCAAAATCTATGTTTACGTAATCTTCAACAGCAAAATCTTTCTCTACTAAGTCACGTGATCTAAGCTCTTTGACGTTTTCTTCAAGCAATTCAAAAGGATCGTCTTCACCATTTATACTTGCAACCGGAATTTCCTTTGAGATGCCTGcctttctaaaacaattttttacagtCTTAGTTGATACAGCATCCTATGTCTTGATCAACATGCTAAAAGCTTCAAGAATGTTGATATTTGGGGTCGTTTTACCAGCATCGTTGTATTTTATCTGACGCCTAACCTCCATTGGTTGCGTTTTGGAGGTTGTGTTTGGTGGTAAAAATACTAATTCAATTGCTTTGAGATTTTCAACATTAGGATGAGCTGGGCAGTTATCTATGATTAGTGCAACTTTTCTACCCTCAGCATTAAACTTTGCGTCAAGTCTCCTTACATAAACAGTAAAGATTTTAGAGTCCATTCAGGAATTATTTTGGGACTTCTACTGACAAGGTAGGCTTTTAACACCTTTAAGACATTGTGGTTTTTCTGCTCCTTCGATTATAAACATAGGCAGCTTTTCACCAACTCCATTTCCTGCTGCTAAGCCTGTTAAACGAACTTTGCTTAATTTTCCTCCTGCACATCGTTCACCTTTTAGATGAAAGGTTTTTGTCGGTggctgttgataaaataaaccaAACTCGTCAGCGTTGTAAACATCTCTCAATTCATACCTTAAGAGAATAGTGAGCAAATGAGTTTGCTCCCAACTTGATGTCTTTTCCGCTGTACATGACCTTTCCTTGCCAGAAATATGTCTATTTTTCCACCGATCAAGCCACCCTTCCGAAATTTCGAATAACTGCGTGTTCGAATAACTGATGGGTATTTGCATGGGTTTGTTAAGGAAAATTCGCGGggaattaaaatttctttgaataAGAGGGAAATTCGAATAAGTAACAGTTTCAATAACCGGGAGTTTACTGTAGTTCATTATATACTAAGTTCATTAtaatatgagaaaaaaaaaagtacgtatttatatatatatatatatatatatatatatatatatatatatatatatataatatatatatatatatatatatatataaattagtaaaaacaattatctaattagtaaaaacacttatctaatttttgatTACTTCAACACTGtgtttcaccatcagtaggttcatcagaatgattcttcctgatgaacctactgatggtaAAACACAGTGTTGAAGTAATCAAAAATTAGattagtgtttttactaatttattattgctctgttcttttagaacattgagcactctgtttgtagaatacactaacataatttatatgtatacatatatatatatatatatatatatatatatatatatatatatatatatatatatatatatatatacatatatatatcaaaaaaaggtGCTGAAacgatcaaaaaaaaaaacggcaaaaattaaataaaatttgacataaattgtaaataaataatgttatataacaaaataataatttttgggtcaaagatttcaaatttgtttataaaaatttttttttacgcgCAGCTTCAACGCTTATAATGCGCGTATGCGAGCATTAAAGGTGACTACACGcgtacaaaaaaattttttttcaagttttagatCCTTCAAGACAAATACATTATCCTGATATATTACTctacttaatattaaaaaaagtttttaaaggatgttgatacaaagagaaaatataatataataagacTATACtttgttacatttattttattatttacattacaactaatttaataacttcATCTGGTAACGGTTATCCTCGATAGCtcttatgttttctaaaagatATGATTGATACTTTTGGATCTGATCTTACTAGAAGGTAGTGCATCTGATTCATCATTGTGTTTAACCTTGATTTTTGCCGTGTGCTTAAGTCTAGAATTTCTTATCTGTTTATATAAACTCTCCAATGCATCTTCCAAATATACCCCAATTGGCAAAGATAATTTATGTGATATAGAAGAACTATGCAGTAGCAGTTTATGTACTGTAGGAGGCATAACATACCAGTCGTACAAACTCACTATACGTTTAGCTGTTTCAATGCAGTATAAATCTAATTCATTGATATTAACAGGATATCCGCAAGATATGGTTATGAGAATATTATGCAATCTTTCAATTATATCACAATCAATTTTAGTAATTTCAGAAAAAGcttcactatttttaaatgctcttctgacAGTATTGCCATCATTGGTATTTCCAGACCCAGTTTTAGGCATTTCAATATATAGGCTTAACCGTTCTCTGAAGAGTACctgaatctctttttttttttaagtctacaGATAATTTTTCCTCAATTGTTTTTggcttatat
The nucleotide sequence above comes from Hydra vulgaris chromosome 09, alternate assembly HydraT2T_AEP. Encoded proteins:
- the LOC136085278 gene encoding uncharacterized protein LOC136085278, translated to MAIYAISFDGKAYVEELPNVQSVNSEVYMLFLSIVHSNFVNKGLKRGTWNTMLLQHDNARPHESAAVRDYLAEKKITRVIQPPYSPDFTLLDRYTFSSFEFYRKDLDFQTKEEVQEAMETNLGSHSHDHMQRQLEKMKTDLNKIILKQGAYL